The Cervus elaphus chromosome 22, mCerEla1.1, whole genome shotgun sequence genome has a window encoding:
- the CDKN1B gene encoding cyclin-dependent kinase inhibitor 1B — protein MSNVRVSNGSPSLERMDARQAEYPKPSACRNLFGPVNHEELTRDLEKHCRDMEEASQRKWNFDFQNHKPLEGKYEWQEVEKGSLPEFYYRPPRPPKGACKVPAQEGQDASGARPAVPLLGSQANPEDTHLVDQKTDAPDSQTGLAEQCPGIRKRPAADDSSPQNKRANRTEENVSDGSPNAGSVEQTPKKPGLRRRQT, from the exons ATGTCAAACGTGCGAGTGTCTAACGGGAGCCCGAGCCTGGAGCGGATGGACGCCAGACAGGCGGAGTACCCCAAGCCCTCGGCTTGCAGAAACCTCTTTGGCCCGGTCAATCACGAAGAGTTAACCCGGGACTTGGAGAAGCACTGCAGAGACATGGAAGAGGCCAGCCAGCGCAAGTGGAATTTTGATTTTCAGAATCACAAGCCCCTGGAGGGCAAGTACGAGTGGCAGGAGGTGGAAAAGGGCAGCCTGCCCGAGTTCTACTACAGACCGCCGCGGCCACCCAAAGGCGCCTGCAAGGTGCCGGCGCAGGAAGGCCAGGATGCCAGCGGGGCCCGCCCGGCGGTGCCTTTACTTGGGTCTCAGGCAAACCCAGAGGACACGCATTTGGTCGATCAGAAGACTGATGCCCCGGACAGCCAGACCGGGTTAGCGGAGCAGTGCCCTGGGATAAGGAAGCGACCTGCCGCTGACG ATTCCTCTCCTCAAAACAAAAGAGCCAACAGaacagaagaaaatgtttcaGACGGTTCCCCCAACGCCGGTTCAGTGGAGCAGACGCCCAAGAAGCCCGGCCTCAGAAGGCGTCAGACGTAA